A portion of the Meriones unguiculatus strain TT.TT164.6M chromosome 11, Bangor_MerUng_6.1, whole genome shotgun sequence genome contains these proteins:
- the LOC110561271 gene encoding hemoglobin subunit zeta: MSLMKNERAIIMSMWDKMAAHTEAIGTETLERLFCSYPQTKTYFPHFDLHHGSQQLQAHGSKVLTAVGLAVKNIDNLSSALTKLSELHAYILRVDPVNFKLLSHCLLVTLAARFPAEFTAEVHEAWDKFLSILSSVLTEKYR; this comes from the exons atgTCTCTGATGAAGAATGAGAGAGCCATCATCATGTCCATGTGGGATAAGATGGCTGCTCACACGGAGGccattggcactgagactctggaGAG GCTCTTCTGCAGCTACCCCCAGACGAAGACCTACTTCCCGCACTTCGACCTGCACCACGGGTCGCAGCAGCTGCAGGCCCACGGCTCCAAGGTCCTGACGGCCGTGGGCCTGGCGGTTAAGAACATCGACAACCTCTCTAGCGCTCTGACCAAGCTGAGCGAGCTGCACGCCTACATCCTGCGTGTGGACCCTGTCAACTTCAAG CTCCTGTCGCACTGCCTGCTGGTCACCCTGGCCGCGCGCTTCCCTGCCGAGTTCACGGCTGAGGTGCACGAAGCCTGGGATAAGTTCTTGTCTATCCTGTCTTCCGTCCTGACTGAGAAGTACCGCTAA
- the Hbq1 gene encoding hemoglobin subunit theta-1, translated as MALSQADRALVLALWKKMSSNVGIYVTEALERTFAAFPSTKTYFPHLDLRPGSSQLKAHAQKVAEALTLAAHHLDDVPASLSALSDLHAHKIRVDPVNFEFFSHCLLVTLVRHYPGDFSPQMHASLDKFLSHVTSTLVSKYR; from the exons ATGGCTCTGTCCCAGGCCGACCGAGCGCTGGTCCTCGCGCTATGGAAGAAGATGAGCAGCAACGTCGGAATCTACGTGACCGAGGCCCTGGAGAG GACCTTCGCGGCATTCCCCTCCACCAAAACCTACTTCCCACACTTGGACCTGAGGCCAGGCTCTAGCCAGCTTAAAGCCCATGCCCAAAAGGTGGCCGAGGCACTGACTCTCGCTGCCCACCACCTGGATGACGTGCCCGCTTCTCTGTCTGCTCTCAGCGATCTGCACGCGCACAAGATCCGCGTGGACCCCGTCAACTTTGAG TTCTTCAGCCACTGTCTGCTGGTGACTCTGGTCCGGCACTATCCTGGAGACTTCAGCCCGCAGATGCACGCCTCCCTGGACAAGTTTCTGAGCCACGTGACTTCGACACTGGTCTCCAAGTATCGCTGA
- the LOC132646328 gene encoding hemoglobin subunit alpha, with amino-acid sequence MVLSPDDKTNIKTAWGKIGGHGAEYGAEALERMFVSFPTTKTYFPHFDVSHGSAQVKAHGKKVADALATAASHLDDLPGALSSLSDLHAHKLRVDPVNFKFLSHCLLVTLAGHHPADFTPAMHASLDKFLASVSTVLTSKYR; translated from the exons ATGGTGCTCTCCCCTGACGACAAGACCAACATCAAGACCGCCTGGGGCAAGATTGGCGGCCATGGTGCTGAGTATGGTGCGGAGGCCCTAGAGAG GATGTTCGTTAGCTTCCCCACCACCAAGACCTACTTCCCTCACTTTGATGTAAGCCACGGCTCCGCCCAGGTCAAGGCCCATGGCAAGAAGGTCGCTGACGCGCTGGCCACCGCCGCAAGCCACCTCGATGACCTGCCCGGTGCCCTGTCCTCTCTGAGCGACCTGCACGCCCACAAGCTGCGTGTGGACCCCGTCAACTTCAAG TTCCTGAGCCACTGCCTGCTGGTGACCCTGGCCGGCCACCACCCTGCTGACTTCACCCCCGCGATGCACGCCTCTCTGGACAAATTCCTTGCCTCCGTGAGCACCGTGCTGACCTCCAAGTACCGTTAA